Genomic window (Vigna unguiculata cultivar IT97K-499-35 chromosome 10, ASM411807v1, whole genome shotgun sequence):
gggctgcaactttttcaaatggtggtgttgatgaaaaggatgtcatcatcatgacacaaatgaggcagattaatgatttggagaagtcactgaaggttgctgagaagaggctgcaattagtaatagggttcacttgtgttgttattgtattattcatactgttattgtgtgtaatcttttaaagtccaatctgttttgtactattgttaaatgaagaaatgaattagtttgattatgttgatattagtcccaacatgttcaaaatgacatcttaatctgagcattaaagtaagtgatattgatctaagcttgggaaaaattaaattgatctaagtctggaagaagttaaattcataacattaattcatcctcatcaaaatgcactacatcaatgtttggaaaaagtgaaattgaacgaagtttaaggaaagtcaaaatgcagtacatcaataatgaattctacatcagaaattccaaaaaataactaagacgtttgtagttgttatcatggcctcctcctaatatgtaatttcatcctaaactgctgagatggttcttctggtgTTGATAGTGGTGttgcttgactctccacttcaGTAATTGGTGCTTTCTCAgtagttggtgcattctcagtAGTTTGGGCATTTGGTGCAGGCTCAGCAGGTGTTGTAGTCTGCTCATCCACAGGCTTATCTAGGCAATTGTTCCTGTTATGTCCAATCTGACGgcatatgctacatttttttctatgacctCCTTTGTTGATTTGTGTGTTATCCTTTCTCAACTCCCACTTTTCcaatcttctttttttcttgggtcTTCCTAGTAAGATCCTCTTATGTGGTGGATGGACGTCGGGGTAGGGAGTTCTTTCCCATAAGACTTCACCATTGACTggaaagatgatggattgatataTTTCTTCGTAGGTGGATCTCCTGAAGCAGATTGGTATGAAGTCCTCAGCATTGACATTGATGAAATTCATTGCTACAATAGCATGGCAACAAGGGATAGCAGTCAAAAGCCATTTCCTACAGCTGCAATGTTGAGCATCCACATTCACTGTGTACTTATCTCCAACCATGGATATGTGCCTCACTTCAAATAGTTTTTCTCCTAACCAACTGCAAATATCATTACACATATCAGTACACGCATAAGTTGATTGtgttaaaaaaagacaaaaacctaaccttggGATCCAATATTTGGTTAACTCCTTTTCTTTGTGTAGTCTATCAAGGACCTTGGGGCAGATGTTTCCTTCAAAAGTTGTAACCTTTTTTCTCTTAGTGGCCCACCTTTCCATTAAATAAACTCTGATTTCTTCGAGCATGGTGATTATGGGTTTGCCTCTTGCATCCACTATGACACTATTAAAAGCTTCACTCATATTGTTGACAATTGTGTCGCATATGGCTCGACCACTAAATCTAGACTTAGACCAGAACCTGCATGAATAATAGCGTCAGTATTGATGTAAGGTATTTGTACAGAAATCAGGTATTTGTAAAAAATCAGGTATTTGTACAAAAATCAAGAATTTGTACAGAAATCAGGTATTTGTACAGTAGATATACCTTGGAGGTATAACAATAAGGTATTTGTAAGCATcaatatttaactctttaattGTTAACATCACTCTTTCCCAAATTGCTGGGTGTGCTCCTAACAGCCTTCCACATgagtatctttaatttttggcCAGAGaatctttttctaaaatttgcaTACAGATGCCTCATGCAAAACCTGTGCTCAGTAGTGGGTAATAGGTCCTAAATGGCAGACACTAATCCCTGTGCAATGATAAGATTATTAGTActtacaacattaaaaaaaaattaataaattgaacaTATATTAAACATACCTTTTGTTGGTCAGACATAAAGGTCATTGTCCCACACACGTCAATACCTCCAAGATCACTAATaagcaattccaagaaccatgtccaagtttctttgttttcaacTTCCACAACAGCATACGCTAAAGGTAGTAACTGATCATTAACATCTCTACCCACAACACTCAACAACTCACCTccgtattttccttttaaaaaacaaCCATCCAAACCTATAATGAGTCTACAGAAGACAAAGGAATCTTTACATGCTTTTAAACAAGAgtaaaacctctaaaaaattgcttcatcattatcattttccactttaatttttatagttgATCCAAGATTACATTTTAGTAATTCATGTGCATAGTCGTAGATTCTTTTATATTGCTCTTTAAATGACCCATCTACTATATTTGCAGCCATTGCCCTTGCTTTACGAGCTGTTGATATTGACACATGTATATTCCATTTTCTTAAAGCCCTTTGTCTTACATCATTTATCTTTAGCTTTGGATTCTCTATTAGAGTTTGGTCCAAGGTTTCACTAAGCCACTTTGCTTTAAAGATATTAATCTTGAACTCCCTACTACAAGAATGAACATCAAGTAGTTTCCTTAATTGCCAAATCTTACAGCTACGAACATGGGAACAATATATGGACCATTGACATTTATTTTGTGCACCCAAACAACCAACCCTAACTTGCTTACTATCATTTTTCAAGAATTTCAGATTTCTCCTTGCATGAATAGCATAAGTCCTAATGGCATCCTTTAAGTGGTTGTTGTCTAGAAAAACAATTCCTACTTCCCATTTGTAATCCGCCATACTTTTTGGCATTACAAATGTTTGGAATGGACCACATCCTGTCCTTTCatcattgttttctttatcCACAGCTGTTTCACTCTCATTATCTGACCCACTAAGTAATTCTTCTGAATTCCATTCATCATCAGATAACTCGATTAAATGACgttgatgagtgcatatttttgccttcatttagtgtttaattttgggtatttaattgaatttatgtgcctaaagagtgatttaattgataattctaataattaggctatttgaacttgtgtgataaaaatgtcttaaaaagtgatttttagctgcataaattatttttggatattttaacatttgttgatgcagttgaagttaagattaagcttatttaaaggtgggaaaataaattgattgaaattacaaaacacctttaaataaagcaaaaattagcaagttctggaaaaatcacttatgcacccccagttttacttatacactcccctctttttaaatgggtctcaccaaaaacctgttctgcacccccagtttttactaagttgcacacgtcctaccacttaaacttcaTTCACTAagatgctgccatgtggcaatcctccactaattgaGTTGACCAACCAGAAGAAGTCACTTGGGCATAATCCTTGCACTACCAAGCTatccaatggaaggctgcccCTCATTGTCTTCAACCCTAGCCTCTTCTCctggaaaccctagcagccacgGCCACCACAGCAGCACTCAGCTGTCGTCCGCCCTCTACGCTCGTCGGCAGCTACCGCAAACTCTCCGACCACCACAGTTCCGTCAACCATTCTGTAGCGAATGCAACCACCGTGACAGTGAGCCTCCCTGCACTCTCGTTCCTCACCCTGTCACTGGATCACCATTGCGCGAGAAAACGCGAGGCAACCACTGCAACTCGTTAAGCCTACCTGTATCTGCAACGTCTTATCACCTTCAAGCAGCGAGACGCGTAGTTCATCCCTGCACCAGCTTCAcggccaccgcgagttcttcttcctcgcgcaccaACCATGGCAGCTCCACACACCTGGACCAGCACCGTGCCACCTTTCTCTTCGCGAAGCAACGAGAGTGCAAACCATCTGCAAAACAGCACTGTGAATGCAAACCATATGCAAAACAGCATCGTGAATGCAGCCGGATCCAACGCAGCAGCCTCCATGAAACACCAACAGTCCGTGAACAGCAGCCACGCCGGAGCAACCACTATGGAAGCCGTCATTACACCTCTCTGTAGCCAAAGGaggaagaaaccctaattctggaaagagaaaatgcactgccacgtgtcagcatctgatagggcAGTCAATTGGTCAAcaggtcaactggtcaaagcactagtcaactctggtcaaattctggtcaatattgtaaaaatggtcaaacaagaggggcagaattggaaatttgacaaaaattaagttgctaattaattaaataaagataaaatattttagcaaccgaacagataaagtccaagaccaattgaagcctatataaagagaccaagggcgAAGCAGAGGGAGAACAAGCTCGGCACATCGGAAttgaggaacccttagggggacctaatttctttcttctctttttattttgcattGATGGAGTTCtaaatttcttgggttgattccattgtaatttcattatggattctgaggttagaatgaaataatttctttgttctttttattattgttgaggtttaattttatctatgtcttttatctttgaatcacgtaaaaagtaatgattttaaatctacacgcatgctaatcatatgagttaaagggtttttaaattcaattgagactttactttgattttatttagaaactttcatgtgattgaatgagtttttaccaatgaTTGAGagtttactttggttaaaggtatttattctaacaaaaattaatcgagactttactttgattaattaaggtTTTTATtaggtgaggagataaaagaatacaaatgatttggcatagtaaaatttgattgagactgtactttggttgaatttactgtggataatctaaaagttctcacttttaattgagattgtactttggttaaaagtgagaatgccaacaaattaattgagactttacattgattaatttgcaaatctacaacaataattaattgagcaataatctttagataaccgatgatgaatctattttgaaaaagcagtggaatcaatctattttctttactattgtttctatcttatttatctttttatcttaatcctcccatatttttattattttatttgattaactcttttgtatagttttataagaactaatttgttaaaaatcaattccgtgttcgttgggagacgacttagggttgacttaacccttactattttgttgactactttcttaacaatactgaagttgttatagataagtagtattaatttgatcgcgtcaacgacaacgttatcaaatttggcgccgttgccggggaacacaattagaatttttatcattttagttcttatttttatttttattcttttgattttattttttatttttacttttattttttatttttatttttttgtttatcactaacattttcttttctcaatttttgttctaacattttttttattttctttagttattttattttattttatttagttattttttttaagcatagtttttgtttgaggaattttgttgggaaatttgtgaaacttgttgggaaaaactttggctaaggaaagataaggtacttaagttgtccattgagacacacctctctttcctggaactctactcaacaagctttcaacttatttcttttcagaaaacctcttccaaaaatgcaaaatcattATTCTtgtgaaaataatcaacattgtagttttcaaatggattacaattgctatccacagcaaccacgtgattttcagcaacaaattgtcacacctacttctggacctgatataagtgggttaactttacgacaatttaatgatatatatcctagatcatcttttttgggatatgagcaacaaccatattctgagtgtccacctcaacaaccatatgttccaaatagttttcagcaacaatatgtaccaccacagcaagttgaagcaaccaatggaccatcctatagggaagttatgatattaatgggtgaagttatagagaaattagagtccatggatgaaaggttacgagttgatcaaagatgcaaaaatattgagcaagagtggtacgaaaataagcaaatattgtctgatatgttgagggatgcaagtaagaacaacttcatagaattacttgtaactgttaataccaccccttaaccccatcagagatttcctgaaaatccagattttaacgaacttcgtcatgaaatcaaagatgtgcttctaaAGTTCGCCATCAAAGcggaacaaatgtctgaagatttgagtcagctaatgaatgatgcagtgagaaaagtcactttggaagatatgatgaaaatgatgactgaaatgatgaagatgaatcagacagatcagaaagagatgatgaatgccgccacacaaagcttgcagagtcaatctgaaaaaccaatagtggaatcacatcacattgatatatctactgatggatataatgatgctcatagtaatatgtctactgatggacatatcaattttgctaaagatgttgctgatgaagaaattaaagattctcacacaaacatatctactgatggatatgttgatgatgttcaatgtgaatataaagttgtacccgttgatgaggatatgagtacaaatgatcattttcaagagcaaagttgtgaggatagtacaatagaggaaccaagtgcagttgaagagccaacag
Coding sequences:
- the LOC114165394 gene encoding uncharacterized protein LOC114165394, with the translated sequence MLTIKELNIDAYKYLIVIPPRFWSKSRFSGRAICDTIVNNMSEAFNSVIVDARGKPIITMLEEIRVYLMERWATKRKKVTTFEGNICPKVLDRLHKEKELTKYWIPSWLGEKLFEVRHISMVGDKYTVNVDAQHCSCRKWLLTAIPCCHAIVAMNFINVNAEDFIPICFRRSTYEEIYQSIIFPVNGEVLWERTPYPDVHPPHKRILLGRPKKKRRLEKWELRKDNTQINKGGHRKKCSICRQIGHNRNNCLDKPVDEQTTTPAEPAPNAQTTENAPTTEKAPITEVESQATPLSTPEEPSQHSPYLLVFGKDHAIHYTGSNEVASGAGEA